The region AGACGTGGTCTATTTCTGCGCACACGTTAAAAGCGGAAAACGTAGAAGCGTAAGAACGACATGCCTAGTTGGAACCATAATTGACACTCTTTTTATCTTTCATCGTCGAGCTAAACAAACTTTTCAGATAAAATACTAGCTTAATTCCTAGTTCAATTCGAACCAACCAATTATCGATACTGCTTGTATTTTGTATAATTCATGTTTTTTTCCAGAAAGATGTAGAACAGGTTCTTTCAAACATTTTTGTTCTTAATATGCTTCTAAAGTTTGAAATGAAATTCAGTTTCTTTCAACTATTGCTCGACTCGAAAAAGAGAGAATTTGTTAcattatatttctaattattatttacatgtatacgttttattttctattaaatatactCTGGAGAATTCAAGTAACTTGATGGATCTGAACGAGATTTAGAAATGAAATTCTCAATGCTCTTTACAAATTTTCAATGGACTGCCGGATACCaatatttatcgaaatattGCATTAACAAAATccactttctttcgtttcgctATCGATATTCACGAACTGTCGTTCTTTTTGCCCCCTCGCGTTCATTCTCAATGTGTGTCCCTTAGTTTACTTTTTCCTGCATCTCCAGATGCAACCGGAGAATCCTGCAGCTTTTTCATAAGCGATAAGGTTCTCGTTGGAATACGAAGAGAAGATACGTTTTGCCTAACTCGCTCGCCTCGGTTATCGAAGAACCGGCTTATCGACGTAGGAGAGCCGTTGGTATTTGCCGAGTATAACCGATAATTCAGTTACATTTCACTTGGCCCGTTGTGTTCTGGACACGTGAGTCATCGGTGTGACTCAAGGGGACGGAAATCTTGTTTGTCGAAAAAGCACAGGCCTTTTTCATCGTGTTTCACGGTTTCGATATCTCTGTTTGATGACCGCTGTTGTCGTATTCTGCCGAAAGAGAGACACGTACAAACTCGCTGACAAAATACCAGATCGGTGACGAACTAAGTCGGCACATTCTACATAATCAAAGGATAAACATAAATTTCTCTGTTGATTAGATAAAGTTACGCGATAATATGCGTTCATCATTCAGAATGTCAGGAGACCATCAATTACTTACTTCTATCAATGTCTGCCATTCATTGGATTCTTTTTGAGGAAAGGGGAATGGTTATAGCAATATATAGAATGAAACTTATGTAACCAAAGGGTAACTGTTAGTAATATGCTCGAGGAGTAGATAGAAGAATATTCTTTTTTAGAATTCACAGGAAATCACGCGAAGATTGGATACCAGGCGGCAAAGGAAGTTTTTGGTAGCCTCGTGTCGAGGCGTTTCGTGCCCAAAGCCCCTTATCATTCTCCTGTCCGGTGTAGAATTGTTAGACGACTGGACGGAGAACTGATAAGGGCCCGAGGGTCACAGAATCATCGTGAGATTTCTTGCAACGCTAAATGTGGATGAAAAACTGTGGAATCAATTGGGAAAACTTcataatttaaattttgtataatttttcaACGATGAACAGTAAAATTTGACacacttttaataaaattgaactGCTGATTAGAAAATTTAGGCGTCATTTTGTTTGAAAAAACAAAtgtaaagaaaaggaaaaagattgtcaacatttttgtaaaagaaaaaaatatttaagaaacatTATTCAGTGTAAGTAGTAGATGTTCAAATTAATTCCGCACCTTTACATGTAATCGATTGTCTGTATGCGTTAAGTCAAAACCTTTTCCTGGCATCCTACATTTTCCAGGTATTTTGACATAGAAAACCAGTTTGTAACTCAACGCTGATAGCTATGTCGGAGATTGAGATGTATTTTGTCAATAAACGTCTAAATTATGTAAAAAAGCAcgaaattaatttataagaCTAATGTGTTATATATCCATCTTTTTACATCTATGTCATGTAAACAGTAAATACATGTAGGTATATGTATCTTTTGCTTTTTTATTAACAAGCGATAGATAATCATATACATATTTTCGGATTAACCGGCAGGAAGGGAATAGGAAACCTACTATATAATAAATGGTTGTAAAATTTATTCAATAAAATACttgttaattaatatatttttctagaaTGATGGAACCAGGTAAAACAGAGTGGATAAAAAACATTACCAGAAAAAATACTCTATTTATTATAATAGATAAATACTTGTATGATTTCTTTCACAGACGCACCTGCAGATATATACGCGACCAGGCACTgtgtgaaaattgaaaatttccaGGATAATACTCTTGCCGTACTTATTATGAAACAATAGTTAGTATCAATGCAGCACCTCTGTTCTCTCCTCTCTTGTTTGCTGATTTAAATCTAAATGAGTTCAAACACATTGCGTGAATAAAAGAGAATCGTTACGCCTTGTAATATGAAACCCACCGAACTCGTGTAAACCGCAGCGCGCGAAATTTGAAATAGTCGTAACCCAGTTACGAATTACGACGTGCTCGTAATTCTGCGCCAATTTCTCACGGAGAATTAGTATAACTGAAATTGTTTAACGACTATTTACGATACTTGTCTTTTATACCTTTGAGCAAAATTTTGAAGTTTCCGATAAATTACATTCACGGTTCATTAGTCTTTGACGCGCTCTGATCAATCTCGTAATTAGggttaatttgaattatttgCCTAGTAGGATTCTCCACTTTCTTCATAGGATTTTGTACAATAAAAATTTGCttcgtttcttccttttctgTTAATAGTTGACCGACACCCATAATTTTTAAAGTAGGTACTGTTTTTATTAACGTAGCATTAGGAATTGATAAATTTGTATTGCAATCTACTTTTGGGAATATTATAGGGTTTTTCGAGACTgccagagataattttttcttcGGTGTAATAGGCACTTCCATGGAAGAGAAGGTCGTCCTTTTTATCGCAGATGCTACTGGAACTGGGCTTGTTATAGTATCAGAATTTACGGATATTATTTTTGGACCAAGTATTATACCATTTCCTGTAAATAACatgaaaagataaaataaagaataaaacaaatagtgagtaattattttcatattattcTATTACCTTTCTGCATCGCCTTTGTAATTGGACAGTCTTTGTGAGCCAATAGAAGCGTTTTTAATTTAGCAACTTCCGTTCGTAGAActtttatttccatttttagAGCCACGTTGGTCTCATTCACATTGGTAACCGTTCTTTCCAGCTGCTGTATCCACGCTTTTCTTTTAGCTCTTGCCCTCATCGCGCTAGCACgattacgttcgagaatttctttctttttcaattgATCTTCTACCGTtttatttctattcttttttGAATTATTTAACTCATCCTTTGAGAAATTGTTAATCGGTTTTAGATTTTGTGAACCTTTCGTTAGTGTTTGttttaatttctataattatacGAAAAATATTACTTTCCAAAAGCGAGataactaaaatattttattgaaatatatccTAAATATACTACAATACCATTTTTGCTAAAGATAGTGTAGAAACCGCTGGATTCTTGGACTCCAATCTTGTATTACATTGCAAAAGTGGCTCCGTCTTTATGACAACCGTTTGTTGCTTCAATGACTGCACGTTTGTTGTACCAACAGAATCGCAAACTGGAATTGCTGAGAGTTGCATTAATTTTCCATCTGCCGTTTTTAGTAGTAGTTGTACCTCCT is a window of Bombus affinis isolate iyBomAffi1 chromosome 12, iyBomAffi1.2, whole genome shotgun sequence DNA encoding:
- the LOC126922707 gene encoding cyclic AMP-dependent transcription factor ATF-2 isoform X2, whose translation is MAHNEKIFACSSSGCNMSFANEDQLSVHKKKHDMMLNLGNSSKNGSFVDQTPTPTRFIRNCEEVGLFQDLQNVNPFEETFRRAVESGNTGTLAVPEAGITDDTLHTPHIFPHIADVLSTSSQMLSENSVQECGSISITEKSTEEKTTIHTEVCSTVKLTETDEQNLMKEKLTIERNVTLTENVIDQVTQTPIMPKVLQEQPSPQLLINGEEVQLLLKTADGKLMQLSAIPVCDSVGTTNVQSLKQQTVVIKTEPLLQCNTRLESKNPAVSTLSLAKMKLKQTLTKGSQNLKPINNFSKDELNNSKKNRNKTVEDQLKKKEILERNRASAMRARAKRKAWIQQLERTVTNVNETNVALKMEIKVLRTEVAKLKTLLLAHKDCPITKAMQKGNGIILGPKIISVNSDTITSPVPVASAIKRTTFSSMEVPITPKKKLSLAVSKNPIIFPKVDCNTNLSIPNATLIKTVPTLKIMGVGQLLTEKEETKQIFIVQNPMKKVENPTRQIIQINPNYEIDQSASKTNEP
- the LOC126922707 gene encoding cyclic AMP-dependent transcription factor ATF-2 isoform X1, translated to MAHNEKIFACSSSGCNMSFANEDQLSVHKKKHDMMLNLGNSSKNGSFVADQTPTPTRFIRNCEEVGLFQDLQNVNPFEETFRRAVESGNTGTLAVPEAGITDDTLHTPHIFPHIADVLSTSSQMLSENSVQECGSISITEKSTEEKTTIHTEVCSTVKLTETDEQNLMKEKLTIERNVTLTENVIDQVTQTPIMPKVLQEQPSPQLLINGEEVQLLLKTADGKLMQLSAIPVCDSVGTTNVQSLKQQTVVIKTEPLLQCNTRLESKNPAVSTLSLAKMKLKQTLTKGSQNLKPINNFSKDELNNSKKNRNKTVEDQLKKKEILERNRASAMRARAKRKAWIQQLERTVTNVNETNVALKMEIKVLRTEVAKLKTLLLAHKDCPITKAMQKGNGIILGPKIISVNSDTITSPVPVASAIKRTTFSSMEVPITPKKKLSLAVSKNPIIFPKVDCNTNLSIPNATLIKTVPTLKIMGVGQLLTEKEETKQIFIVQNPMKKVENPTRQIIQINPNYEIDQSASKTNEP